Proteins encoded by one window of Deinococcus radiodurans R1 = ATCC 13939 = DSM 20539:
- a CDS encoding DUF72 domain-containing protein: MKLLEPPQHQKTQHVALGTAGWGLSREQQERFGPGDSVLQRYATRFNAAEINSSFYRPHRPATYARWAASVQQGFRFSVKVPKAVTHTARLRECAAPLAEFVEQVSHLGEKLGPLLVQLPPSLSFERDVVEDFFSLLHGMTLARTVCEPRHASWFTPEVDALLRDLNVSRVAADPAKVPAAAHPGGSLSMVYYRWHGSPKMYSSSYLDSQLARLAAQVQANSGDVWVIFDNTAVGAAVENGLILRNLLSSAQSERQTSCQPDPK; this comes from the coding sequence ATGAAGCTGCTCGAACCGCCGCAGCACCAGAAGACACAGCATGTCGCCCTGGGCACGGCAGGCTGGGGCCTGAGCCGCGAGCAGCAGGAGCGCTTCGGCCCAGGCGACAGCGTGCTGCAACGCTACGCCACCCGCTTCAATGCCGCCGAAATCAATTCGTCGTTTTACCGCCCCCACCGCCCGGCCACCTACGCGCGCTGGGCGGCCAGCGTGCAGCAGGGCTTTCGCTTCAGCGTCAAGGTGCCCAAAGCCGTGACGCACACGGCCAGATTGCGAGAGTGCGCCGCGCCGCTGGCCGAGTTTGTAGAGCAGGTCAGCCATCTGGGTGAAAAGCTGGGGCCACTGCTAGTGCAGTTGCCACCCAGCCTGAGCTTCGAGCGGGACGTTGTAGAGGACTTCTTCAGCTTGCTGCACGGGATGACCCTCGCCCGGACTGTGTGCGAACCGCGTCACGCCAGCTGGTTCACCCCGGAAGTGGACGCCCTGCTGCGCGACCTGAACGTGAGCCGCGTGGCCGCCGACCCCGCGAAGGTGCCCGCCGCCGCGCACCCTGGCGGCAGCCTTAGCATGGTGTATTACCGCTGGCACGGCTCACCGAAGATGTATTCCAGCAGCTACTTGGATTCACAACTGGCAAGGTTGGCAGCGCAGGTGCAGGCGAATTCTGGCGACGTATGGGTCATCTTCGACAACACGGCGGTGGGGGCAGCGGTAGAAAACGGGCTGATTTTACGGAACTTGTTGAGTTCAGCACAGTCGGAAAGGCAAACCTCTTGCCAGCCTGACCCCAAATGA
- a CDS encoding glycerophosphodiester phosphodiesterase, with amino-acid sequence MPLLLGHRGSPREHTENTLASFQAALDAGLDGIELDVRRLADGTLAVHHDAALPDGRQLPHLTRAELPERVPTLPEVLAWAVDCEAYVNLELKWESPLPDDRVVRMLDSIRVHGLSRRVIVSSFNPLLLRAARELAPEVERGLLYHRPYRLGPLNLPEAVGRWVDCAALHPQHQLIDAPLISMARRRGWRVNAWTVNEVADVQRLAALGVDGLIGDVPAHLLPAR; translated from the coding sequence ATGCCCCTGCTGCTCGGCCACCGCGGTTCCCCCCGCGAACACACCGAAAACACTCTGGCCAGCTTTCAAGCGGCCTTAGACGCCGGGCTCGACGGCATCGAACTCGACGTGCGCCGCCTTGCCGATGGCACGCTGGCGGTCCACCACGACGCAGCCCTGCCGGATGGCCGCCAATTGCCCCACTTGACCCGCGCTGAACTGCCCGAGCGGGTGCCGACGCTGCCCGAAGTCCTAGCGTGGGCTGTCGACTGTGAGGCTTACGTCAATCTGGAACTCAAGTGGGAGTCTCCTCTGCCTGACGACCGGGTGGTGCGTATGCTCGACAGCATTCGGGTGCATGGCCTGAGCCGCCGCGTGATCGTGAGCAGTTTCAATCCGCTGCTGCTGCGGGCCGCCCGCGAACTCGCGCCGGAGGTCGAACGTGGGTTGCTGTATCACCGGCCCTACCGCCTCGGCCCCCTGAATCTGCCGGAAGCTGTGGGCCGCTGGGTGGACTGTGCGGCGCTGCATCCGCAGCACCAACTCATTGATGCACCGCTCATATCAATGGCCCGGCGCCGGGGCTGGCGGGTCAATGCCTGGACCGTCAATGAGGTGGCCGACGTGCAACGGCTCGCCGCATTGGGGGTGGACGGCCTGATCGGCGACGTGCCCGCGCATCTGCTGCCTGCTCGCTGA
- a CDS encoding SDR family oxidoreductase — MANLSSSTVMLTGAGGSLANAIAQELEDAGAQMVLVGRGEDLAWAADRYPAKDVLDLDLTDPASVEALRKVKVDTLVHTAGHYSVQDIQKAGAEDYADMFDSNMLTLFHAVQGVLPAMLKQKDGQVLAVSAGQAARLSGPKAALYTASKAAVAAYILSLHDELKGKGVRGCVLYPMGAVDTPENRDEGMKWDAMIDPRGLAKSVAHILSRPDRAHITELKVYPDEEE, encoded by the coding sequence ATGGCTAACCTCAGCTCCTCCACCGTGATGCTCACAGGCGCGGGCGGCTCGCTCGCCAACGCCATTGCCCAGGAACTCGAAGACGCGGGCGCCCAGATGGTGCTGGTCGGGCGCGGCGAAGACCTGGCCTGGGCGGCGGACCGCTACCCGGCCAAGGACGTGCTCGACCTCGACCTGACCGACCCCGCCAGTGTGGAGGCGCTGCGCAAGGTCAAGGTGGATACCCTGGTCCACACTGCCGGTCACTACAGCGTGCAGGACATCCAGAAAGCGGGCGCGGAAGACTACGCTGACATGTTCGACTCCAACATGCTGACCCTCTTTCACGCGGTGCAGGGTGTGCTGCCCGCCATGCTCAAGCAAAAAGACGGGCAGGTGCTGGCGGTGAGCGCGGGGCAGGCAGCGCGGCTCAGCGGCCCCAAAGCGGCGCTCTACACCGCGAGCAAGGCGGCGGTGGCGGCGTACATCCTGAGCCTGCACGACGAACTCAAGGGCAAAGGCGTGCGCGGCTGCGTGCTCTACCCGATGGGCGCCGTGGACACCCCCGAAAACCGCGACGAGGGCATGAAATGGGACGCCATGATCGACCCACGCGGCCTCGCCAAGAGCGTGGCACATATCCTTTCGCGCCCTGACCGCGCTCACATCACCGAGTTGAAGGTCTACCCAGACGAGGAAGAGTGA
- a CDS encoding sulfite exporter TauE/SafE family protein: MISAMMLAVIGVGLLAGVLGAILGLGGGVVVVPALEFVLPRFGHDITISQAVAVSQIGVLAVGLSGAAAYLQQGLVRARTGYLLSPYTIIGGAVGSFLGLVLPARAVATVFALLLFYSAYNLLRGLKRVEVEREPSKLVPPAMTFAGVMSGLLGIGGGTVQVPVLNLMQGMPIRQAIATSTFIMGLTAVGNALVYQAGGLLDVKLAAGVALGVLIGAKAGASLQSRIPAAQLKLFFSLLLIFTAGQLLWKYWGHA; this comes from the coding sequence ATGATTTCGGCGATGATGCTCGCGGTCATTGGCGTGGGACTGCTCGCCGGGGTGCTGGGCGCGATTCTGGGTCTGGGCGGCGGCGTGGTGGTGGTCCCGGCGCTGGAATTCGTGTTGCCGCGCTTTGGGCATGACATCACCATCAGTCAGGCGGTAGCAGTGTCACAAATCGGCGTGCTGGCCGTGGGCCTGAGCGGTGCCGCCGCCTACTTGCAGCAGGGTTTGGTTCGCGCTCGCACCGGCTACCTGCTCTCCCCCTACACCATTATTGGCGGGGCAGTAGGCAGTTTCCTGGGCCTCGTGCTGCCTGCCCGCGCAGTAGCGACCGTGTTCGCGTTACTGCTCTTTTACTCCGCTTACAACCTGTTGCGTGGTCTCAAGCGGGTCGAGGTCGAACGCGAGCCGTCGAAGTTGGTGCCTCCCGCCATGACTTTCGCGGGCGTCATGAGCGGCCTGCTCGGGATCGGCGGCGGCACGGTGCAGGTGCCGGTGCTTAACCTGATGCAGGGGATGCCGATCCGGCAGGCCATCGCCACCTCGACCTTCATTATGGGTCTCACCGCCGTAGGGAACGCATTGGTCTATCAAGCGGGCGGCCTCCTCGATGTGAAACTCGCTGCTGGAGTTGCTCTGGGCGTCCTTATCGGTGCCAAAGCCGGAGCGAGTCTGCAAAGCCGTATCCCCGCCGCACAACTCAAGCTCTTTTTCAGCTTGCTGCTGATCTTTACTGCCGGGCAACTCCTCTGGAAGTATTGGGGGCACGCATGA
- a CDS encoding type IV pilin protein has protein sequence MQKATEAFTLIELLVVMTIIAILISVLVPSLAGARSKAYDSATTSYLRHCASALEISRDDLGVLPSPPPTSCEDPALGVNAQSKPASVKQSQVTVTSSGTAYTISALSQSGKTFTYDQGGFREIP, from the coding sequence ATGCAAAAGGCCACTGAGGCATTCACACTGATCGAGCTTCTCGTAGTGATGACGATAATCGCCATTCTCATCTCTGTGCTTGTACCTAGCCTCGCGGGCGCCAGAAGTAAAGCTTATGACAGCGCCACGACATCCTACCTTCGCCATTGCGCCTCAGCGCTTGAAATCTCACGAGACGATCTAGGAGTTTTGCCAAGTCCCCCACCAACCAGTTGTGAGGATCCAGCACTGGGTGTCAATGCGCAGAGCAAGCCGGCATCGGTCAAACAATCACAAGTTACGGTTACCAGCAGTGGCACTGCTTATACCATTAGTGCTCTTTCACAAAGTGGCAAGACCTTTACCTACGATCAGGGTGGCTTTAGAGAAATCCCTTGA
- a CDS encoding HTTM domain-containing protein, protein MGNHWVLAALVSLSFCLDAVRRFLLPSSSFMPGELVRSARLTLLIAYAFAAFAKLNWDFLNPAVSCAVFYQDQLVRSWNLPDLSVASVPVLGRSLAVLTVVIELAVASLLAFSRTRRFGLVLAFGFHWMLALDLEQHFWDFSSVLFAGFLLFLDDGQVAWLRQQFGAWPKWRPRPFFLPLLIGCLGAAIAVLNILPLELGSAATLQQWGHVAWWGYGTAWVGLIAASLFAPKLPSHRAYERHRVPAILLVPPILAAFNGLTPYLEIKTGFGWNMYSNLKTVAGQTNHLLLPGTWDLTGAQRELVQIVSSTDPALQRLHDEDYGLTFSEFKNYAHRFPNSAVTYRWQERVHHAPRLGDDPVVQGSVNVAAQKLISFRAVDLQAAQRCQPNFSPAR, encoded by the coding sequence GTGGGCAACCACTGGGTACTCGCTGCCCTTGTGAGTTTGAGTTTTTGTCTGGACGCAGTTCGCCGTTTTCTTTTGCCTTCTTCCTCCTTCATGCCTGGAGAGCTTGTGCGGAGTGCCCGGCTGACTCTGCTGATCGCCTATGCGTTCGCCGCATTTGCCAAGCTGAACTGGGATTTCCTGAACCCGGCTGTCAGTTGCGCGGTCTTTTATCAGGATCAACTTGTTCGGTCCTGGAACCTGCCAGATCTCAGCGTTGCTTCTGTGCCTGTATTGGGCCGGTCCTTGGCTGTATTGACTGTCGTGATTGAGTTGGCGGTGGCAAGCTTACTAGCATTTTCCCGCACGCGGCGCTTCGGGCTGGTGCTGGCGTTTGGCTTTCACTGGATGCTGGCCCTGGATCTGGAGCAGCACTTCTGGGACTTTTCCTCTGTCCTATTTGCTGGATTTCTCCTCTTTCTGGACGATGGGCAAGTGGCCTGGCTGCGTCAGCAGTTCGGAGCGTGGCCTAAGTGGCGACCCAGGCCTTTTTTTCTGCCCCTCCTGATCGGATGCTTGGGTGCGGCAATAGCCGTCCTTAACATCTTGCCGCTGGAGTTGGGCTCCGCCGCCACCTTGCAGCAATGGGGACATGTGGCTTGGTGGGGCTACGGAACCGCTTGGGTAGGTCTGATAGCAGCCAGCCTGTTTGCTCCCAAATTGCCCTCGCATCGCGCTTACGAACGGCACCGTGTTCCGGCGATACTCTTGGTGCCGCCCATTTTAGCTGCTTTCAACGGTTTAACTCCGTATCTGGAAATCAAGACAGGTTTCGGTTGGAACATGTACAGCAATCTCAAGACGGTGGCGGGTCAAACGAATCACCTGCTTTTGCCAGGAACCTGGGATTTAACGGGCGCCCAACGCGAGCTGGTACAGATCGTGTCCTCCACCGACCCGGCCTTGCAGCGGCTTCATGACGAGGACTACGGCCTGACCTTCTCCGAATTCAAAAATTATGCCCACCGTTTTCCAAACAGTGCCGTGACCTACCGCTGGCAGGAACGGGTTCACCACGCCCCCCGTCTGGGGGACGACCCGGTAGTGCAGGGGTCGGTCAATGTGGCAGCTCAGAAACTCATCTCCTTCCGGGCAGTGGACTTGCAGGCGGCGCAGCGTTGCCAGCCGAATTTCAGCCCGGCCCGCTAA
- a CDS encoding prepilin-type N-terminal cleavage/methylation domain-containing protein — protein sequence MKNTTQGFTLIELLIVIAIIGILAAVLIPNLLGARAKANDSATQSYIRNCYTAVEVARGADGRLPAAGNCDSTANLGTNAVATPGAITAAGAYSLDGTGSKFAVTATSVTNKTFCFDGAKMGEGTGATGACTFSTSTGTGTGTGTGTGTGTGTGTGSN from the coding sequence ATGAAGAACACCACCCAAGGCTTCACCCTGATCGAACTGCTCATCGTCATCGCCATCATCGGCATCCTGGCCGCCGTGTTGATCCCCAACCTGCTGGGCGCCCGCGCCAAGGCCAACGACAGCGCCACCCAGAGCTACATCCGCAACTGCTACACCGCCGTGGAAGTGGCCCGTGGTGCTGACGGCCGCCTGCCTGCTGCTGGCAACTGCGACAGCACGGCCAACCTGGGTACCAACGCTGTGGCTACCCCTGGTGCAATCACTGCGGCAGGCGCTTACAGCCTGGATGGTACTGGTAGCAAGTTTGCCGTTACTGCCACCAGCGTGACCAACAAGACCTTCTGCTTCGACGGCGCGAAGATGGGCGAAGGCACTGGCGCTACTGGTGCCTGCACCTTCAGCACCAGCACCGGCACCGGCACTGGTACCGGCACTGGTACCGGCACTGGCACCGGCACTGGTACCGGCAGCAACTAA
- the dnaB gene encoding replicative DNA helicase encodes METTPRVPPHSNDAEISVLGSVLLDNDTLAALGDTVTPEMFYREGHRKIFAAMRQLQDHREPVDLVTLSEHLRVAGELDNVGGNAYLIGLSEQVPTAAYAEHYARIVQEKHTLRQLIQASGKAMQLAYEQQLPLEDLLDKAEKMIFEVAEQKKKGEAFQAMNEVVSDTFEYITLLHANKGIPDGVSSGFRDLDEQISGLQKGSLNVLAARPSMGKTAFALSIAQNVALRGEKTVAVFSLEMPAVQLALRMLCSEARVDMNRIRSGHLNERDFERLAHAAGRLAEAPMVIDDEPDLTLNALRSKLRRIAAQHGQLGLVVIDYLQLMSGGKSSGGSDNRQQEISTISRGLKGLARELEVPIVVLSQLSRAVEQRPNHRPMLSDLRESGAIEQDADIVMFIYRDEYYNKETDQQGIAEIIIGKQRNGPVGTVKLQFHSAHVRFNDLAPEGM; translated from the coding sequence TTGGAAACGACTCCGCGTGTGCCGCCGCACAGCAACGACGCTGAAATCAGCGTGCTGGGCAGTGTGCTGCTCGACAACGACACCCTCGCCGCTCTGGGCGACACCGTGACCCCCGAAATGTTTTACCGCGAGGGCCACCGCAAGATTTTTGCTGCCATGCGCCAGCTTCAGGACCACCGCGAGCCGGTCGACCTCGTGACTCTGTCCGAGCACCTGCGCGTTGCGGGCGAACTCGACAACGTGGGCGGCAACGCTTACCTCATCGGCCTATCCGAGCAGGTGCCCACCGCCGCTTACGCCGAGCACTACGCCCGCATCGTGCAGGAGAAGCACACCCTGCGCCAGCTGATTCAGGCGTCGGGCAAGGCGATGCAGCTCGCCTATGAGCAGCAACTTCCGCTCGAAGACCTGCTCGATAAGGCCGAGAAGATGATTTTCGAGGTCGCCGAGCAGAAGAAAAAGGGCGAGGCGTTCCAGGCGATGAACGAGGTCGTCTCCGACACTTTCGAGTACATCACCCTGCTGCACGCCAACAAGGGGATTCCTGACGGCGTGAGCAGTGGCTTTCGCGACCTCGACGAGCAGATTTCGGGCTTGCAGAAGGGCAGTCTGAACGTGCTGGCGGCTCGCCCGAGCATGGGGAAAACTGCCTTCGCCCTTTCTATAGCCCAGAACGTCGCCTTGCGCGGCGAAAAGACCGTTGCGGTGTTCAGTCTGGAAATGCCCGCCGTGCAGCTTGCTCTGCGTATGTTGTGCAGCGAAGCGCGGGTGGATATGAACCGCATCCGCAGCGGGCACCTCAACGAGCGCGATTTCGAGCGGCTGGCGCACGCGGCGGGGCGGCTCGCCGAGGCACCGATGGTCATCGATGACGAACCCGACCTCACGCTCAACGCCCTGCGCTCCAAGCTCCGGCGGATTGCCGCGCAGCACGGGCAGCTCGGTCTAGTCGTTATCGACTATCTGCAACTGATGTCGGGCGGCAAGTCCTCGGGCGGGTCGGACAACCGCCAGCAGGAAATCAGCACCATCTCGCGCGGCCTCAAGGGGCTGGCGCGTGAGCTGGAAGTGCCCATTGTGGTTCTCAGCCAGCTCAGCCGCGCGGTCGAGCAGCGGCCCAACCACCGGCCCATGCTCTCGGACCTGCGCGAGTCGGGCGCCATCGAACAGGACGCCGATATCGTGATGTTCATCTACCGCGACGAGTACTACAACAAAGAAACCGACCAGCAAGGCATCGCTGAAATCATCATCGGCAAGCAGCGCAACGGCCCGGTCGGCACGGTCAAATTGCAGTTTCACAGCGCCCATGTCCGTTTCAACGACCTGGCGCCGGAGGGGATGTGA
- a CDS encoding NUDIX domain-containing protein: MMAEEGKSGPRPRQGEQPQKRQGPPQGQGTQQAQGGQRRRRRRRTPPQQPQNPRPGQVTNTTATPTPAPPKKRGQKRPAGEPRIGVGCIVLRGEEILLVRERGRWSLPKGGLEAGELIQDGARRETFEETGLVVELRDLAFIVEFQAETWGHHLQFFYTGREVSGTLQPRDPDRDVQEARFIPIRQLREFIRFRPRLVALETWLRERRPRHFVFNLDKEPAMLRKRRRVGEGGVVVPVPSLDDADGEPDF, encoded by the coding sequence GTGATGGCGGAGGAAGGCAAGAGCGGGCCACGGCCCAGGCAGGGCGAGCAGCCCCAGAAACGGCAGGGGCCCCCGCAAGGCCAGGGCACCCAGCAGGCGCAGGGCGGCCAGCGGCGGCGACGGCGGCGGCGCACCCCGCCCCAGCAGCCGCAAAACCCGCGCCCTGGACAGGTCACGAACACCACCGCCACACCGACCCCGGCCCCACCCAAAAAGCGCGGCCAGAAGCGGCCAGCCGGCGAGCCGCGCATCGGCGTGGGCTGCATCGTGCTGCGCGGCGAGGAAATCCTGCTGGTGCGCGAGCGGGGACGCTGGTCGCTGCCCAAGGGCGGGCTGGAAGCGGGCGAGCTCATTCAGGACGGCGCCCGGCGCGAGACTTTTGAGGAAACCGGACTGGTCGTCGAACTGCGCGACCTCGCCTTCATCGTCGAGTTTCAGGCCGAAACCTGGGGGCACCACCTCCAGTTCTTCTACACCGGGCGCGAGGTGAGCGGCACCCTACAACCGCGTGACCCCGACCGCGACGTGCAGGAGGCCCGTTTTATTCCCATCCGGCAACTGCGCGAATTTATCCGCTTTCGCCCCCGGCTGGTCGCGCTCGAAACCTGGCTGCGTGAGCGCCGGCCCCGGCACTTCGTCTTCAACCTCGACAAGGAACCCGCCATGCTCCGTAAGCGCCGGCGGGTGGGGGAGGGCGGCGTCGTCGTGCCAGTTCCCAGTTTGGACGATGCCGACGGCGAGCCTGACTTTTAG
- a CDS encoding acyl-CoA dehydrogenase family protein: MENNTPDLNELMARIDLGKLGALAGKVDLASILNAASNMNDKQLKQLSRALGVGGSGRQRVLPAADGDYYDYLDTLTDSQVEVAGRVHDFMRAEVMPIMNEYWSRDEFPRDLIGKMRELNLLRSIWNEDGTRKPDATLIEGVVILEACRVDVSTAVFFGVHGGLATASIALGSDEEQKKRWLPDMLDMKKIGAFGLTEPEGGSQVSEGMRTTCRRDGDGWVLNGEKKWIGNSTFSDFTVIWARDEETNEVRGFVVEAGTPGYDVEKIQGKIALRMVENGHITLKDCRVADANRLQAVQGWETVSQVLKLTRAGVAWQGVGCAMGAYELALAYTQTRKQFGKRIGEFQLIQSHLTHMLADVTAMLGMVMRLSHIADEGRMDDAHAALAKVHTAARCREVVARAREVFGGNGILLEHGVAKHFCDTEAIYSYEGTNEINTLVVGRAITGLSAFV, encoded by the coding sequence ATGGAAAACAACACCCCTGACCTCAACGAACTGATGGCCCGCATCGACCTCGGCAAGTTGGGGGCGCTGGCGGGCAAAGTCGACCTTGCGAGCATCCTCAACGCGGCGAGCAACATGAACGACAAGCAGCTCAAGCAGCTCAGCCGGGCGCTCGGCGTGGGCGGCAGCGGGCGACAGCGCGTCCTTCCCGCCGCCGACGGCGACTACTACGACTACCTCGACACCCTGACCGACTCGCAGGTGGAGGTGGCCGGGCGCGTGCACGACTTCATGCGCGCCGAAGTCATGCCGATCATGAACGAGTACTGGAGCCGCGACGAATTTCCCCGCGACCTCATCGGCAAGATGCGCGAGCTGAACCTGCTGCGCTCCATCTGGAACGAGGACGGCACCCGCAAGCCCGACGCCACCCTGATCGAGGGCGTCGTCATTCTCGAAGCCTGCCGGGTGGACGTGTCCACGGCGGTCTTTTTCGGCGTGCACGGCGGGCTCGCCACCGCGTCTATCGCCCTCGGCAGCGATGAGGAACAGAAAAAGCGCTGGCTGCCCGACATGCTCGACATGAAAAAAATCGGCGCCTTTGGCCTGACCGAACCCGAGGGCGGCTCGCAGGTCAGCGAGGGCATGCGGACCACCTGCCGCCGCGACGGGGACGGCTGGGTGCTCAACGGCGAAAAGAAATGGATCGGCAACTCCACCTTCTCCGACTTCACCGTGATCTGGGCGCGCGACGAGGAAACGAACGAGGTCCGGGGTTTCGTGGTCGAGGCGGGCACCCCCGGTTACGACGTCGAGAAAATCCAGGGCAAAATCGCGCTGCGGATGGTGGAAAACGGCCACATCACCCTCAAGGACTGCCGCGTGGCCGACGCCAACCGCTTGCAGGCCGTGCAGGGCTGGGAAACGGTGTCGCAGGTGCTCAAGCTCACCCGCGCCGGAGTGGCGTGGCAGGGCGTGGGCTGCGCGATGGGGGCGTATGAACTCGCGCTCGCCTACACCCAGACCCGCAAGCAGTTCGGCAAACGCATCGGCGAATTCCAGCTGATCCAGAGCCACCTGACGCACATGCTCGCCGACGTGACCGCGATGCTCGGCATGGTCATGCGCCTGTCGCACATCGCCGACGAGGGGCGCATGGACGACGCCCACGCCGCGCTCGCCAAGGTGCACACCGCCGCCCGCTGCCGCGAGGTCGTGGCCCGCGCCCGCGAGGTCTTCGGTGGCAATGGCATCCTGCTTGAACACGGCGTCGCCAAGCACTTCTGCGATACCGAGGCCATCTACTCCTACGAGGGCACCAACGAAATCAACACGCTGGTGGTGGGCCGCGCCATCACCGGCCTGAGCGCGTTCGTCTAA
- a CDS encoding thiamine diphosphokinase, with the protein MLAWILVGGRLTPTFALAGLPTPELVVAADGGARHAAALGVKVDLWVGDFDSSDGLELDAPREVHPVAKDQTDAELAVSLARRRGATELVFIGAFGGRFDHAAALLLGGVRLAREGLTVTLTSGDEWGWPLLPGRPLRLGLPAGVTLSVLACTDLGGLSLSGVRWPLTGADIPLGSGWTLSNETLGGPVTAHLETGHALVTALWAE; encoded by the coding sequence ATGCTCGCCTGGATTCTGGTCGGTGGTCGGCTGACCCCTACGTTCGCCCTTGCTGGGCTGCCGACGCCAGAGCTGGTGGTCGCGGCGGACGGAGGTGCCCGGCACGCGGCTGCCCTGGGGGTGAAGGTCGACCTCTGGGTGGGCGACTTCGACTCGTCGGACGGGCTCGAACTGGACGCGCCGCGTGAGGTTCACCCCGTCGCCAAGGACCAGACCGACGCGGAACTCGCGGTGTCGCTTGCCCGGCGGCGGGGGGCCACGGAGCTGGTGTTCATCGGTGCCTTTGGCGGACGCTTCGACCATGCGGCGGCGCTGCTGCTCGGCGGGGTGCGGCTGGCCCGTGAAGGGCTCACGGTGACGCTCACGAGCGGCGACGAATGGGGCTGGCCGCTGTTGCCGGGGCGCCCGCTGCGGCTGGGGCTCCCGGCAGGCGTGACTCTCAGCGTCCTCGCCTGCACGGACCTCGGCGGCCTGTCACTCTCCGGGGTGCGCTGGCCGCTGACGGGGGCAGACATTCCCCTCGGCAGCGGCTGGACACTGAGCAACGAGACGCTGGGCGGCCCGGTCACGGCCCACCTCGAAACCGGGCACGCGCTCGTCACGGCGCTGTGGGCTGAGTGA
- a CDS encoding alpha/beta hydrolase, translated as MPRSAPSAPRRVTARSPLWLSALLLVPALLTACTSSEPEPAAIPKRLQDTRTFNPITPTLTALPGAQLFQGLYPGIQGQAAYVVEVPHNWNGTLVMYAHGYAGMGADLKVQTPSLRAEWLAQGYAWGASSYSSNYYDVRAGLEDTNALALEFSRLTGQAAPRKTVIMGVSMGGQVASAAVEAETQQTARSRVNYAASMPVCAVLDPVYEFQWLGDYTQAAAQLAGYGGTYPNADFQKNLPAIKAALFTSSSGPLWQENGGAGANLRDLARQLTGGERPVFELGFRTGALQNAVLGTGGSDGTVNGILARNLYDNRTVTYRWTTGPVPTPAEVSFNAALPRVAADQGANPRLPGSVRWLPVVEGRVKVPVLTMHTLGDFYVPFKHEQNYRRAVEGQGNGRWLAQRAVRAPGHCDFVKAELAEGFRDLMAWEQTGQKPAGDDVLTPSVVADPTYGCTFTRETRPGVAACPAGKP; from the coding sequence ATGCCGCGTTCTGCCCCGTCTGCGCCCCGCCGTGTCACTGCCCGTTCTCCGCTCTGGCTCTCTGCCCTGCTGCTCGTGCCGGCCCTTCTCACTGCTTGCACCTCTTCAGAGCCGGAACCGGCTGCCATACCCAAGCGGCTTCAGGACACCCGAACCTTTAATCCCATAACACCCACGCTGACGGCGCTGCCCGGCGCCCAGCTCTTTCAGGGGCTTTACCCGGGCATTCAGGGGCAGGCGGCGTACGTGGTGGAGGTGCCGCACAACTGGAACGGCACGCTGGTGATGTACGCCCACGGCTACGCGGGAATGGGGGCTGACCTCAAGGTGCAGACGCCCTCCCTGCGCGCCGAGTGGCTCGCGCAGGGCTACGCGTGGGGGGCGAGCAGCTACTCGAGCAACTACTACGACGTGCGGGCGGGCCTCGAAGACACCAACGCCCTCGCGCTGGAGTTTTCCCGCCTCACCGGGCAGGCCGCGCCGCGCAAGACGGTCATCATGGGTGTGAGCATGGGCGGGCAGGTCGCGAGCGCCGCCGTGGAAGCCGAGACGCAGCAAACGGCGCGCTCGCGGGTGAACTACGCCGCGTCCATGCCGGTGTGCGCGGTGCTCGACCCGGTGTACGAGTTTCAGTGGCTCGGGGACTACACGCAGGCCGCCGCGCAGCTCGCCGGGTACGGCGGCACCTATCCCAACGCGGACTTTCAGAAAAACCTCCCGGCCATCAAAGCGGCGCTGTTCACGTCGAGCAGCGGCCCCCTCTGGCAGGAGAACGGGGGGGCCGGGGCCAATCTCCGCGACCTCGCCCGGCAACTGACCGGCGGCGAGCGGCCCGTCTTCGAGCTGGGCTTCCGCACCGGCGCGCTGCAAAACGCCGTCCTCGGCACCGGCGGCTCGGACGGCACCGTGAACGGCATCCTGGCCCGCAACCTGTACGACAACCGCACCGTGACCTACCGCTGGACCACCGGCCCCGTGCCCACGCCCGCCGAGGTCAGCTTCAACGCGGCGCTGCCCCGCGTGGCGGCGGATCAGGGGGCCAACCCCCGGCTGCCCGGCAGCGTGCGCTGGCTGCCGGTGGTCGAGGGCCGGGTCAAGGTCCCTGTGCTGACCATGCATACGCTGGGCGACTTTTACGTGCCGTTCAAACACGAGCAGAACTACCGCCGCGCCGTGGAGGGCCAGGGCAACGGGCGATGGCTGGCCCAGCGGGCGGTGCGGGCGCCGGGCCACTGCGACTTCGTGAAGGCCGAACTCGCCGAGGGCTTCCGCGACTTGATGGCCTGGGAGCAGACCGGGCAGAAACCGGCGGGCGACGACGTGCTCACCCCCAGCGTGGTGGCCGACCCCACCTACGGCTGCACCTTTACCCGCGAGACGCGTCCCGGCGTCGCGGCGTGCCCCGCCGGGAAGCCCTGA